Proteins found in one Panicum hallii strain FIL2 chromosome 4, PHallii_v3.1, whole genome shotgun sequence genomic segment:
- the LOC112889451 gene encoding 1,4-alpha-glucan-branching enzyme 3, chloroplastic/amyloplastic isoform X3 gives MASCPLFLMTPRPPPALVDASRYPPLAGSADLPTSCRPRLGRRHGYRCGSSSSSSAPRDRPPRPRQQRQRSQRSGGRGDAVDPVGFLAKLGVSDRAFAQFLRDRHKALKDRRWELCSRFIDLKEASSGFELLGMHRHRQHRIDFMEWAPGARYCSLVGDFNEWSPTENCAREGHLGHDDFGYWFIILEDKLREGQESDEYFFQEYNYVDDYDKGDNGVDAEEIMHRMKEEYWEPGQIRSRRSQLEMVVKLYEQMFGPNGPQTEEELGEIPDAQTRYNEWKALQKADSSSLSASYDIIDNGQPFDIFNVVTDRASFEKFQAKKPPLAYWVEMRKGRKAWLEKYVPTISHKDKYRVYFNTPDGALERVPAWATYVLPDAEGKQSYAVHWEPPPEEIYKWRFGRPKVKGSLRIYESHVGISGAEQKVSSFQEFTSKVLPHIKNAGYNAVQLIGVVEHKDYSSVGYKVTNYFAVSSRFGTPDDFKKLVDEAHGLGLVVLLDIVHSYASADELVGLSLFDGSNDCYFHSGKRGHHKYWGTRMFKYDDVDVLHFLLSNLNWWITEYRIDGFQFHSLSSMLYTHNGFSTFTGAMEEYCNQYVDKDALIYLILANEMLHDLHPDIITIAEDATFYPGLCEPTTQGGLGFDYCVNLSVPEMWLWHLENVPEREWSMNKIMKVLVSSNQNMLSFVENHNQSISGRKSFAEIILNSGKFSIGSVDDDLSKASLLKIIKLITFTMSGGAYLNFMGNEFAHPKRVEFPMSSNDYSFWLANRQWELLDKGFHKHLFDFDKDVMSLDENERIISRGSPSVHHCDDTSMVICFTRGPFLFVFNFNPEVSHQSYHVGVDEAGEYQKNLVIYSSTEHSR, from the exons ATGGCCTCGTGCCCTCTATTCCTCATgaccccgcgcccccctcccgcgCTCGTCGACGCCAGCCGCTACCCACCCCTCGCGGGCAGCGCCGACCTCCCAACCAGCTGTCGCCCTCGCCTCGGACGGCGGCATGGTTACCGTTgcggctcgtcttcctcctcctccgcgccgcgtgACCGCCCGCCCAGGCCGCGGCAGCAGAGGCAGAGGTCGCAGCGCTCCGGCGGCCGAGGTGACGCCGTCGACCCCGTGGGCTTCCTCGCCAAGCTCGGCGTCTCGGACCGCGCCTTCGCCCAGTTCCTCCGCGACCG GCATAAGGCTTTGAAGGACCGCAGATGGGAGCTGTGCTCTCGATTTATTGATCTGAAAGAGGCGTCCTCTGG GTTTGAATTATTGGGCATGCACCGGCATAGACAGCACCGCATTGATTTCATGGAATGGGCTCCAG GTGCTCGCTATTGTTCATTGGTTGGTGATTTTAATGAGTGGTCGCCAACTGAAAACTGTGCCAGGGAAGGTCATTTAGGACATGACGATTTTGGATATTGGTTTATCATACTTGAAGATAAGCTCAGAGAAGGGCAAGAATCAGATGAATATTTTTTTCAGGAATACAATTATGTGGATGATTATGACAAAGGTGACAATGGTGTTGATGCTGAAGAAATAATGCATAGGATGAAAGAAGAGTATTGGGAACCTGGACAAATAAGGTCACGCAGGTCTCAGTTAGAGATGGTTGTTAAGCTATATGAGCAAATGTTTGGCCCAAATGGTCCACAAACAGAGGAGGAGCTAGGTGAAATTCCTGATGCCCAAACAAGATACAATGAGTGGAAAGCCTTGCAGAAGGCTGACTCGTCAAGCTTGTCTGCTTCATATGATATCATTGACAATGGACAGCCGTTTGACATTTTCAATGTTGTAACGGATCGAGCATCATTTGAAAAGTTTCAAGCGAAGAAACCTCCCCTTGCCTACTGGGTTGAAATGAGGAAAGGACGAAAAGCATGGCTTGAGAAATATGTCCCAACTATTTCTCATAAAGACAAGTACAGGGTTTATTTTAATACTCCTGATGGTGCTTTAGAACGTGTTCCTGCTTGGGCTACATATGTTCTTCCAG ATGCTGAAGGGAAGCAATCCTATGCCGTACATTGGGAACCTCCTCCTGAAGAAATTTACAAATGGAGATTTGGACGTCCAAAGGTGAAGGGTTCACTTAGAATATATGAATCCCATGTTGGCATTAGTGGAGCGGAGCAAAAAGTTTCATCATTTCAGGAATTCACATCCAAA GTTCTTCCTCATATAAAAAATGCTGGATATAATGCTGTTCAACTAATTGGCGTTGTGGAGCACAAGGATTACTCCTCCGTTGGCTATAAG GTCACTAATTATTTTGCAGTCAGCAGCAGATTTGGCACCCCGGATGACTTTAAGAAACTGGTTGATGAGGCACATG GCCTTGGATTAGTGGTGCTTCTGGATATCGTCCACTCCTATGCATCGGCAGATGAACTGGTTGGCTTATCGCTTTTTGATGGCTCTAATGATTGTTACTTCCACAGCG GAAAAAGAGGGCATCATAAGTATTGGGGCACCAGGATGTTTAAATATGATGATGTGGATGTTCTGCATTTCTTATTGTCCAATTTGAATTG GTGGATTACTGAATACCGGATTGATGGATTCCAGTTTCATTCATTGTCTTCTATGTTATATACTCATAATGGGTTTTCTACTTTTACTGGTGCCATGGAAGA GTATTGCAATCAGTATGTTGACAAGGATGCACTGATATATCTAATTCTTGCAAACGAAATGTTACATGATCTTCATCCAGATATCATAACAATTGCCGAAGAT GCAACATTTTATCCTGGGTTGTGCGAGCCAACAACTCAAGGTGGATTGGGATTCGACTACTGTGTCAATCTTTCTGTTCCAGAAATGTGGTTGTGGCATCTTGAAAATGTTCCTGAGCGAGAATGGAGCATGAATAAG ATTATGAAAGTATTAGTAAGCAGCAACCAGAATATGCTCTCGTTTGTTGAGAATCATAACCAG TCCatatcaggacgcaagtctttCGCTGAAATAATTCTTAATTCTGGAAAGTTCTCAATTGGTTCTGTTGACGATGATTTGAGCAAAGCTTCATTGCTGAAA ATTATCAAACTAATTACTTTCACAATGAGTGGAGGTGCTTATCTAAACTTCATGGGCAATGAGTTTGCACATCCAAAA AGAGTTGAATTTCCTATGTCAAGCAATGACTATTCCTTCTGGTTAGCTAATCGGCAATGGGAGCTATTGGACAAGGGTTTTCACAAACATCTCTTTGACTTTGACAAG
- the LOC112889451 gene encoding 1,4-alpha-glucan-branching enzyme 3, chloroplastic/amyloplastic isoform X5, whose translation MASCPLFLMTPRPPPALVDASRYPPLAGSADLPTSCRPRLGRRHGYRCGSSSSSSAPRDRPPRPRQQRQRSQRSGGRGDAVDPVGFLAKLGVSDRAFAQFLRDRHKALKDRRWELCSRFIDLKEASSGFELLGMHRHRQHRIDFMEWAPGARYCSLVGDFNEWSPTENCAREGHLGHDDFGYWFIILEDKLREGQESDEYFFQEYNYVDDYDKGDNGVDAEEIMHRMKEEYWEPGQIRSRRSQLEMVVKLYEQMFGPNGPQTEEELGEIPDAQTRYNEWKALQKADSSSLSASYDIIDNGQPFDIFNVVTDRASFEKFQAKKPPLAYWVEMRKGRKAWLEKYVPTISHKDKYRVYFNTPDGALERVPAWATYVLPDAEGKQSYAVHWEPPPEEIYKWRFGRPKVKGSLRIYESHVGISGAEQKVSSFQEFTSKVLPHIKNAGYNAVQLIGVVEHKDYSSVGYKVTNYFAVSSRFGTPDDFKKLVDEAHGLGLVVLLDIVHSYASADELVGLSLFDGSNDCYFHSGKRGHHKYWGTRMFKYDDVDVLHFLLSNLNWWITEYRIDGFQFHSLSSMLYTHNGFSTFTGAMEEYCNQYVDKDALIYLILANEMLHDLHPDIITIAEDATFYPGLCEPTTQGGLGFDYCVNLSVPEMWLWHLENVPEREWSMNKNHSDIRGLAPLKTQSFQDNQGVGIPCTFLRLRLRAQHRQLENRVAEGCGATVTSPILGISLYF comes from the exons ATGGCCTCGTGCCCTCTATTCCTCATgaccccgcgcccccctcccgcgCTCGTCGACGCCAGCCGCTACCCACCCCTCGCGGGCAGCGCCGACCTCCCAACCAGCTGTCGCCCTCGCCTCGGACGGCGGCATGGTTACCGTTgcggctcgtcttcctcctcctccgcgccgcgtgACCGCCCGCCCAGGCCGCGGCAGCAGAGGCAGAGGTCGCAGCGCTCCGGCGGCCGAGGTGACGCCGTCGACCCCGTGGGCTTCCTCGCCAAGCTCGGCGTCTCGGACCGCGCCTTCGCCCAGTTCCTCCGCGACCG GCATAAGGCTTTGAAGGACCGCAGATGGGAGCTGTGCTCTCGATTTATTGATCTGAAAGAGGCGTCCTCTGG GTTTGAATTATTGGGCATGCACCGGCATAGACAGCACCGCATTGATTTCATGGAATGGGCTCCAG GTGCTCGCTATTGTTCATTGGTTGGTGATTTTAATGAGTGGTCGCCAACTGAAAACTGTGCCAGGGAAGGTCATTTAGGACATGACGATTTTGGATATTGGTTTATCATACTTGAAGATAAGCTCAGAGAAGGGCAAGAATCAGATGAATATTTTTTTCAGGAATACAATTATGTGGATGATTATGACAAAGGTGACAATGGTGTTGATGCTGAAGAAATAATGCATAGGATGAAAGAAGAGTATTGGGAACCTGGACAAATAAGGTCACGCAGGTCTCAGTTAGAGATGGTTGTTAAGCTATATGAGCAAATGTTTGGCCCAAATGGTCCACAAACAGAGGAGGAGCTAGGTGAAATTCCTGATGCCCAAACAAGATACAATGAGTGGAAAGCCTTGCAGAAGGCTGACTCGTCAAGCTTGTCTGCTTCATATGATATCATTGACAATGGACAGCCGTTTGACATTTTCAATGTTGTAACGGATCGAGCATCATTTGAAAAGTTTCAAGCGAAGAAACCTCCCCTTGCCTACTGGGTTGAAATGAGGAAAGGACGAAAAGCATGGCTTGAGAAATATGTCCCAACTATTTCTCATAAAGACAAGTACAGGGTTTATTTTAATACTCCTGATGGTGCTTTAGAACGTGTTCCTGCTTGGGCTACATATGTTCTTCCAG ATGCTGAAGGGAAGCAATCCTATGCCGTACATTGGGAACCTCCTCCTGAAGAAATTTACAAATGGAGATTTGGACGTCCAAAGGTGAAGGGTTCACTTAGAATATATGAATCCCATGTTGGCATTAGTGGAGCGGAGCAAAAAGTTTCATCATTTCAGGAATTCACATCCAAA GTTCTTCCTCATATAAAAAATGCTGGATATAATGCTGTTCAACTAATTGGCGTTGTGGAGCACAAGGATTACTCCTCCGTTGGCTATAAG GTCACTAATTATTTTGCAGTCAGCAGCAGATTTGGCACCCCGGATGACTTTAAGAAACTGGTTGATGAGGCACATG GCCTTGGATTAGTGGTGCTTCTGGATATCGTCCACTCCTATGCATCGGCAGATGAACTGGTTGGCTTATCGCTTTTTGATGGCTCTAATGATTGTTACTTCCACAGCG GAAAAAGAGGGCATCATAAGTATTGGGGCACCAGGATGTTTAAATATGATGATGTGGATGTTCTGCATTTCTTATTGTCCAATTTGAATTG GTGGATTACTGAATACCGGATTGATGGATTCCAGTTTCATTCATTGTCTTCTATGTTATATACTCATAATGGGTTTTCTACTTTTACTGGTGCCATGGAAGA GTATTGCAATCAGTATGTTGACAAGGATGCACTGATATATCTAATTCTTGCAAACGAAATGTTACATGATCTTCATCCAGATATCATAACAATTGCCGAAGAT GCAACATTTTATCCTGGGTTGTGCGAGCCAACAACTCAAGGTGGATTGGGATTCGACTACTGTGTCAATCTTTCTGTTCCAGAAATGTGGTTGTGGCATCTTGAAAATGTTCCTGAGCGAGAATGGAGCATGAATAAG AACCACAGTGACATTAGAGGATTAGCGCCATTGAAGACGCAGTCATTCCAGGATAACCAAGGAGTTGGAATCCCTTGCACATTCCTTAGGTTGCGTTTGAGAGCCCAACACCGCCAGCTTGAAAATCGAGTCGCTGAGGGTTGTGGTGCTACTGTTACCAGCCCCATCCTGGGAATTTCATTATATTTTTAA
- the LOC112889451 gene encoding 1,4-alpha-glucan-branching enzyme 3, chloroplastic/amyloplastic isoform X4 codes for MASCPLFLMTPRPPPALVDASRYPPLAGSADLPTSCRPRLGRRHGYRCGSSSSSSAPRDRPPRPRQQRQRSQRSGGRGDAVDPVGFLAKLGVSDRAFAQFLRDRHKALKDRRWELCSRFIDLKEASSGFELLGMHRHRQHRIDFMEWAPGARYCSLVGDFNEWSPTENCAREGHLGHDDFGYWFIILEDKLREGQESDEYFFQEYNYVDDYDKGDNGVDAEEIMHRMKEEYWEPGQIRSRRSQLEMVVKLYEQMFGPNGPQTEEELGEIPDAQTRYNEWKALQKADSSSLSASYDIIDNGQPFDIFNVVTDRASFEKFQAKKPPLAYWVEMRKGRKAWLEKYVPTISHKDKYRVYFNTPDGALERVPAWATYVLPDAEGKQSYAVHWEPPPEEIYKWRFGRPKVKGSLRIYESHVGISGAEQKVSSFQEFTSKVLPHIKNAGYNAVQLIGVVEHKDYSSVGYKVTNYFAVSSRFGTPDDFKKLVDEAHGLGLVVLLDIVHSYASADELVGLSLFDGSNDCYFHSGKRGHHKYWGTRMFKYDDVDVLHFLLSNLNWWITEYRIDGFQFHSLSSMLYTHNGFSTFTGAMEEYCNQYVDKDALIYLILANEMLHDLHPDIITIAEDATFYPGLCEPTTQGGLGFDYCVNLSVPEMWLWHLENVPEREWSMNKIMKVLVSSNQNMLSFVENHNQSISGRKSFAEIILNSGKFSIGSVDDDLSKASLLKIIKLITFTMSGGAYLNFMGNEFAHPKRVEFPMSSNDYSFWLANRQWELLDKGFHKHLFDFDKPQLNQTDPYCTPIWA; via the exons ATGGCCTCGTGCCCTCTATTCCTCATgaccccgcgcccccctcccgcgCTCGTCGACGCCAGCCGCTACCCACCCCTCGCGGGCAGCGCCGACCTCCCAACCAGCTGTCGCCCTCGCCTCGGACGGCGGCATGGTTACCGTTgcggctcgtcttcctcctcctccgcgccgcgtgACCGCCCGCCCAGGCCGCGGCAGCAGAGGCAGAGGTCGCAGCGCTCCGGCGGCCGAGGTGACGCCGTCGACCCCGTGGGCTTCCTCGCCAAGCTCGGCGTCTCGGACCGCGCCTTCGCCCAGTTCCTCCGCGACCG GCATAAGGCTTTGAAGGACCGCAGATGGGAGCTGTGCTCTCGATTTATTGATCTGAAAGAGGCGTCCTCTGG GTTTGAATTATTGGGCATGCACCGGCATAGACAGCACCGCATTGATTTCATGGAATGGGCTCCAG GTGCTCGCTATTGTTCATTGGTTGGTGATTTTAATGAGTGGTCGCCAACTGAAAACTGTGCCAGGGAAGGTCATTTAGGACATGACGATTTTGGATATTGGTTTATCATACTTGAAGATAAGCTCAGAGAAGGGCAAGAATCAGATGAATATTTTTTTCAGGAATACAATTATGTGGATGATTATGACAAAGGTGACAATGGTGTTGATGCTGAAGAAATAATGCATAGGATGAAAGAAGAGTATTGGGAACCTGGACAAATAAGGTCACGCAGGTCTCAGTTAGAGATGGTTGTTAAGCTATATGAGCAAATGTTTGGCCCAAATGGTCCACAAACAGAGGAGGAGCTAGGTGAAATTCCTGATGCCCAAACAAGATACAATGAGTGGAAAGCCTTGCAGAAGGCTGACTCGTCAAGCTTGTCTGCTTCATATGATATCATTGACAATGGACAGCCGTTTGACATTTTCAATGTTGTAACGGATCGAGCATCATTTGAAAAGTTTCAAGCGAAGAAACCTCCCCTTGCCTACTGGGTTGAAATGAGGAAAGGACGAAAAGCATGGCTTGAGAAATATGTCCCAACTATTTCTCATAAAGACAAGTACAGGGTTTATTTTAATACTCCTGATGGTGCTTTAGAACGTGTTCCTGCTTGGGCTACATATGTTCTTCCAG ATGCTGAAGGGAAGCAATCCTATGCCGTACATTGGGAACCTCCTCCTGAAGAAATTTACAAATGGAGATTTGGACGTCCAAAGGTGAAGGGTTCACTTAGAATATATGAATCCCATGTTGGCATTAGTGGAGCGGAGCAAAAAGTTTCATCATTTCAGGAATTCACATCCAAA GTTCTTCCTCATATAAAAAATGCTGGATATAATGCTGTTCAACTAATTGGCGTTGTGGAGCACAAGGATTACTCCTCCGTTGGCTATAAG GTCACTAATTATTTTGCAGTCAGCAGCAGATTTGGCACCCCGGATGACTTTAAGAAACTGGTTGATGAGGCACATG GCCTTGGATTAGTGGTGCTTCTGGATATCGTCCACTCCTATGCATCGGCAGATGAACTGGTTGGCTTATCGCTTTTTGATGGCTCTAATGATTGTTACTTCCACAGCG GAAAAAGAGGGCATCATAAGTATTGGGGCACCAGGATGTTTAAATATGATGATGTGGATGTTCTGCATTTCTTATTGTCCAATTTGAATTG GTGGATTACTGAATACCGGATTGATGGATTCCAGTTTCATTCATTGTCTTCTATGTTATATACTCATAATGGGTTTTCTACTTTTACTGGTGCCATGGAAGA GTATTGCAATCAGTATGTTGACAAGGATGCACTGATATATCTAATTCTTGCAAACGAAATGTTACATGATCTTCATCCAGATATCATAACAATTGCCGAAGAT GCAACATTTTATCCTGGGTTGTGCGAGCCAACAACTCAAGGTGGATTGGGATTCGACTACTGTGTCAATCTTTCTGTTCCAGAAATGTGGTTGTGGCATCTTGAAAATGTTCCTGAGCGAGAATGGAGCATGAATAAG ATTATGAAAGTATTAGTAAGCAGCAACCAGAATATGCTCTCGTTTGTTGAGAATCATAACCAG TCCatatcaggacgcaagtctttCGCTGAAATAATTCTTAATTCTGGAAAGTTCTCAATTGGTTCTGTTGACGATGATTTGAGCAAAGCTTCATTGCTGAAA ATTATCAAACTAATTACTTTCACAATGAGTGGAGGTGCTTATCTAAACTTCATGGGCAATGAGTTTGCACATCCAAAA AGAGTTGAATTTCCTATGTCAAGCAATGACTATTCCTTCTGGTTAGCTAATCGGCAATGGGAGCTATTGGACAAGGGTTTTCACAAACATCTCTTTGACTTTGACAAG